One Methanocaldococcus villosus KIN24-T80 genomic window carries:
- a CDS encoding translation initiation factor IF-2 subunit beta has protein sequence MEIDYYDYKALLKRAREQIPEYVYQKDRFELPEIELLIEGNRTIIRNFKELAKAMNRDMEMLAKYLFKETGSAGSIEGNRLILQRRINPELLKARINDFLREYVLCKECGKPDTKIIKEGRIHLLKCTACGAIRPIRMI, from the coding sequence AAAAGAGCTAGAGAGCAAATACCTGAGTATGTTTATCAAAAAGATAGGTTTGAACTACCAGAGATAGAGTTGTTAATAGAAGGAAATAGAACAATAATAAGGAACTTTAAAGAACTTGCTAAAGCTATGAATAGAGATATGGAGATGTTAGCTAAGTATTTATTTAAAGAAACTGGTAGTGCTGGAAGTATTGAAGGAAATAGATTAATATTACAGAGAAGAATTAACCCTGAATTATTAAAAGCAAGGATAAATGATTTCTTAAGAGAATATGTTCTATGTAAGGAGTGTGGAAAACCAGATACAAAAATTATTAAAGAAGGTAGAATACATTTATTAAAATGTACAGCTTGTGGAGCTATAAGGCCTATAAGGATGATATAA